In Vigna unguiculata cultivar IT97K-499-35 chromosome 3, ASM411807v1, whole genome shotgun sequence, a single genomic region encodes these proteins:
- the LOC114175057 gene encoding uncharacterized protein LOC114175057, with translation MDIFKRLQINIPFVEAMEQMPTYAKFMKELLTKKRRFSEEIVELEAGCSVIIQKSLPQKSKDPGSFTIPVTIGTLLVAKALLDLGANINLMPLSMLRRIGDLEVRPTRMTLQLANRSMKYPYGVAEDVLVKVDKFMFPVDFVVMDIEEDTEVPLILGRPFMKMAKVIIDVDDGKLKVRVQDDEVNFNVFEAMQHSKDKQQCFRMDVIDEIFLSSKKQLTKASPLEKALIGACGDLEEDEEKKVDEYLTHLNSAKEIASNDIQLEKLQQENRTESQKLELKVLPPHLKYVFLAYGGNKPVVISSALTASEEEKLISVLKANEGAIG, from the coding sequence ATGGACATTTTCAAGCGACTGCAGATTAACATTCCTTTTGTGGAAGCTATGGAGCAGATGCCGACATAtgcaaaattcatgaaagaGCTCCTAACAAAAAAGAGAAGATTTTCTGAAGAGATAGTGGAACTTGAAGCAGGGTGTAGTGTTATAATTCAGAAATCATTACCTCAGAAATCCAAGGACCCTGGGAGCTTCACTATTCCAGTTACAATCGGGACATTACTAGTGGCAAAAGCATTGCTTGATCTGGGTGCCAATATAAATTTGATGCCTTTGTCTATGCTAAGGAGAATAGGAGATCTGGAAGTAAGGCCTACACGGATGACATTACAGCTAGCTAATAGATCCATGAAGTATCCCTATGGTGTGGCAGAGGATGTCTTAGTTAAGGTTGACAAATTCATGTTCCCAGTTGATTTTGTAGTAATGGATATTGAGGAAGACACTGAAGTTCCTCTAATATTGGGAAGACCTTTCATGAAGATGGCCAAGGTCATTATTGACGTTGATGATGGAAAATTGAAGGTCAGGGTGCAAGATGATGAAGTCAACTTTAATGTATTTGAAGCAATGCAGCACTCGAAGGACAAGCAACAATGCTTCaggatggatgtgatagatgaaATTTTTCTGTCATCCAAGAAGCAATTGACAAAGGCAAGCCCATTAGAAAAAGCTTTGATTGGTGCTTGTGGTGATCTggaggaagatgaagaaaagaaagttgaTGAATACCTAACACATCTGAATTCagcaaaagaaattgcatcaaatgaTATACAACTTGAGAAATTGCAGCAAGAAAATAGAACTGAAAGTCAGAAGCTGGAGCTAAAGGTATTACCTcctcatttaaaatatgtttttcttgcaTATGGAGGTAACAAACCAGTGGTGATCAGTAGTGCTTTAACGGCTTCTGAAGAGGAAAAGCTGATTTCAGTTCTTAAGGCCAATGAGGGTGCAATAGGTTGA
- the LOC114175059 gene encoding uncharacterized protein LOC114175059 encodes MANFKAARVIPEDLNWHQKRKFLRDAHQYVWDDPHLFKIGADQLLRRCVSNDEAKSILWHCHSSPYGGHFNGERTAAKVLQSGFYWPTLFKDAHKYVQHYNSCQRIGGISKRHEMPLNIILEVEAFDCWGIDFVGPLPSSFSNEYILVAVDYVTKWVEAVAAPKADAKTKCLEHYGVRHKIASPYQPQTNGQAEVSNREIKRILEKTVASSRKDWSMKLDDALWAYRTAYKSPTGLSPFQSMARTKTTSRLPTTEPNKGNMRRRASSSSPERPISNRFRDPEREEPYEKIKN; translated from the exons ATGGCCAATTTCAAAGCTGCAAGGGTCATACCTGAAGATCTTAATTGGCACCAGAAGAGGAAATTCTTGAGAGATGCACACCAATATGTgtgggatgatcctcatttgTTCAAAATCGGAGCTGATCAACTGTTGAGAAGGTGTGTATCCAATGATGAGGCAAAGAGCATTCTGTGGCACTGTCATAGTTCCCCATATGGAGGGCATTTTAATGGAGAGAGGACAGCTGCAAAAGTCCTCCAATCtggattttattggcccacctTATTCAAAGACGCACACAAATATGTGCAACACTACAATAGTTGTCAGAGAATAGGGGGAATCTCAAAAAGACATGAAATGCCactgaatatcattttagaggTTGAGGCCTTTGATTGTTGGGGAATCGACTTTGTGGGACCACTGCCATCTTCTTTCTCAAATGAATACATTTTGGTGGCAGTTGATTATGTGACAAAGTGGGTTGAAGCAGTAGCAGCTCCTAAGGCCGATGCCAAAACT AAATGTTTGGAACATTATGGAGTGCGGCATAAAATTGCATCACCTTATCAGCCACAGACCAATGGACAAGCGGAGGTGTCAAACAGGGAAATCAAGCGTATTCTAGAGAAGACAGTGGCATCTTCAAGAAAAGATTGGTCAATGAAGTTGGATGACGCACTTTGGGCCTACAGAACTGCTTATAAGTCTCCCACAGGTTTATCCCCATTCCA GTCCATGGCTAGAACAAAGACAACATCTAGACTTCCCACTACTGAACCCAACAAAGGGAATATGAGAAGACGTGCAAGTAGCTCTTCTCCTGAAAGGCCAATAAGCAACCGTTTTAGGGACCCCGAAAGAGAAGAACCGTATGAGAAGATAAAGAACTGA